In Bacillus cereus ATCC 14579, a single window of DNA contains:
- a CDS encoding PTS sugar transporter subunit IIA, producing the protein MFKKLFGLGSKTNEETIVAPLTGAVKNIEEVPDPVFAGRMMGDGVAIDPTEGVVVSPVDGEIVQLFHTKHAIGIKAKNGTEILIHVGLETVKMEGEGFEAHVSEGQAVKAGDKLISFDLELIREKAKSTITPIVITNTDAAESIKTTVGVAATKGSTEVMKVTMK; encoded by the coding sequence ATGTTTAAAAAATTATTCGGTCTTGGTTCAAAAACAAATGAAGAAACAATCGTAGCTCCATTAACTGGAGCAGTGAAAAATATTGAAGAAGTACCAGATCCAGTATTTGCTGGTCGTATGATGGGTGACGGTGTTGCAATTGATCCTACTGAAGGTGTAGTTGTATCTCCAGTTGATGGTGAAATCGTACAATTATTCCACACAAAACATGCTATCGGAATTAAAGCGAAAAACGGTACAGAAATTTTAATCCACGTTGGATTAGAAACTGTAAAAATGGAAGGTGAAGGTTTCGAAGCGCACGTTTCTGAAGGCCAAGCTGTAAAAGCTGGAGATAAATTAATCTCATTCGACTTAGAATTAATCCGTGAAAAAGCGAAAAGCACAATTACTCCAATTGTTATTACAAACACAGATGCAGCTGAGTCTATTAAGACAACTGTAGGCGTAGCAGCTACAAAAGGTTCAACAGAAGTAATGAAAGTTACAATGAAATAA
- a CDS encoding DoxX family protein — MMDFGLLIIRLIIGITFMGHGAQKLFGWFGGYGLKGTGGWMESIGLRPGVFMAFMAGATELLGGFLFASGIFIVVGSLFIVGTMLMAIFTVHGKNGYWVTQNGYEYNLMLIAVAVGVALIGPGAYVLL, encoded by the coding sequence ATGATGGATTTCGGTCTACTTATTATTCGTCTTATTATAGGAATTACATTCATGGGTCATGGCGCTCAAAAATTATTTGGTTGGTTCGGCGGTTACGGTTTAAAAGGAACAGGTGGCTGGATGGAGTCAATCGGTTTACGTCCTGGTGTATTTATGGCATTTATGGCTGGCGCAACTGAATTACTAGGTGGTTTCTTATTCGCATCAGGTATTTTCATTGTAGTTGGTTCATTATTTATCGTTGGAACAATGTTAATGGCTATCTTCACTGTTCACGGAAAAAATGGTTACTGGGTAACACAAAACGGATATGAATATAACTTAATGTTAATCGCTGTCGCTGTTGGTGTAGCTTTAATCGGACCTGGCGCATACGTTTTACTTTAA